The stretch of DNA TTCCAGTACCTCCCCAGTTACATTCAGACTTTTCAAACTCAATGCTCTAAGGGACTTGAAGCCAATCTGTGCATGATGATGGATTTCAGAGTAACCAGGTTGAGATTGACCACTGCTAAGGCAAAAAAGTTCATAATGAAAAGTATATGATTCTTGAGAAGAAGGCGGGTCATCATCTGCAAACAGGTTCAATTCTAGCCTTTGCACTCTCCTTGCAAATGCATGCTGAAGCCATTTATGAATCTTGTCTCCATAAAAATTGTCCAAACAAAAAGCAACTCTCAAATCATCTAATGCCAAGGACTTGTCTGATTGAAGCAGCACCTTGTCAACCCATTCAACATACTTACACCTTTCCTTTCTAACAAAGTCCGCATACCTTCCCCAGCTGGATATTGAGAACATCTTCTTTAGCACTTTTGAAGCATCAAAATCAAGGCAAGCCATGGACCTCCATAGATCTATCCAACGCTTTGAAAGAACACTTGTTCTGGCAGCTTCTTTTAGCGTTAGGCAAGACAGAATATAAACAAGAATTTCATCTGGAAGCCGACTAATCTGATCCTTGAGGGGCTGCCCTATCTTTGCACACTATTAAGAaggaagagaggaagaaaaggatCCAGCAGCAAACATATGTTCCTTTAGCAAATAGTTACAAGAAAGaaacttcttttgttttgtgttaGTAAGAGTGATCCTGTCTCACCTTCCTCGGTCCAAAGCCAGTGGCAAGTATTGCCCTTGATTCCATCAAGATCAAAACTTTCTGCTACTTTTCTCTCTGTTATCAAGAATGAGAAAATGAATAACAAAGAATTCCATTTAGTACCATTTTAAGAACAAGATTACTTTGTCGAAGCTCGTTAATTGACCACTTGGAGTCCTATGTTAACAAAAGAACCATACAAGTCCTTAGAAGGAAAGTGAGCCTAACAAAATACCCATTAAGAATGACCAGGACAGATGGCATAGAATCCAAAAAcaacagccaaaaaaaaaaaaaatctgctaCAATGCAGGATTTTTTTGTTGTCCTCCTTGCATGCTCTTcttccaacataaataacaacacataaaaacacatatATACCGCTGCAATAAAAACATAACCTTGGAATAAACTGCAAGAATGCCGGCAGATAAAATCAGTCAACAAATGAAACAAATATAATTCAGCTTAAGCATGGTTATCAGAAATTCGTCCTATAATCAAAGAAATCTAGTAACAATTCAGTCTTGGCCAAAATCATTCTAATTAAAGGATGCTGCATAACAAAATTGCTCCAAAAATCTAACAGATATCAAAACATTCATAGTAGgaatatatatgcatataaGCTACCAAAAAACGTAAACCACAAACTTAGCAGCCAAATAATATAGCTAAACTAAAGATCctaccagaaaaaaaaaaaaagaaaagaaaacaaatatgGAAGTGAGGCAGCTACAATCAAttacaattcaaaaaaaaaaaggaattttgaAACTAATTGCTGCAGTTCACCGTCAGGCCGTGGATTGCTACAATTAATTGAATAGAGAGCATAATCTCTGTAAGCTATCTATAGTTCCCGAAAGCATGCCCGATCCGCATAAACAGAGTTGAATCCACTCAAActtttatgtatatatatgaaaaGAAAAGTCGCCCGAAAGCATACCTGACCCGTACGATAAAAGTCGTATCCACTCAaacttttatatatatgtataaaaaGGAAAGTCTCCCGAAAGTATGCCCTGACCCGTACGACAAGAGTCGTACCCACTTAAActtttatgtatatatataaaaaaaaaaaatagaataggGGGCAGGTTACCAGCACAAAATAGTTGAAAGGGTGCATTTTGCGTTTAACTCTAAATAATTAAATTGTTGATATGTTGCCTAGCTTATAGAATTTATGTTTAcggtaaaatattaaatatatttaaactcCACGTAACTTCCTATTTTATACAAGTTACAACTACTTCATATCTAAAATCAAATCTCCAACTGAATATCATTTCCCTTTAACAATTAACCAATAACACCCATGCATGTGTAGTTTTCTCGAGGTTGATTCTCATGAACCCTTACCCTTGTTTTTTCCCCCTTCTTAAAAGCAGATTAGGGCACCGTACTTTGAGTATAAAATTATTACTTAAATATACtgaacaaataatttttttcatttttggtaGGGAAAAAACGACAATATATTAGTCATTGTGTATTTTCTTgagttattatcactttacccttTAACGTTTGGTACCACTATCAATTTCTCCCTTAACTTTACTTTTTAATCATTTTACTCTAGGGTTGATAGTCAAATTCAACGAAGTTTGTTAATTCAAGTGAAAACGTATATTTagcccttaaaattattatcacatTGTGgtgtagagagagagagatatctcaattcttttttttttaaatacaaataagaaagagttcgatattttggttattttaaaattactttTGTTTTCTGGTGACTACCTATACCAATTCTAATCCTGACGACATTAAAGTAACATGATAATGTTAGActctttcttattttcttttttttttgtaaaatctaattttctgaCT from Coffea eugenioides isolate CCC68of unplaced genomic scaffold, Ceug_1.0 ScVebR1_811;HRSCAF=1551, whole genome shotgun sequence encodes:
- the LOC113758961 gene encoding F-box/LRR-repeat protein At3g26922-like, with translation MESRAILATGFGPRKCAKIGQPLKDQISRLPDEILVYILSCLTLKEAARTSVLSKRWIDLWRSMACLDFDASKVLKKMFSISSWGRYADFVRKERCKYVEWVDKVLLQSDKSLALDDLRVAFCLDNFYGDKIHKWLQHAFARRVQRLELNLFADDDPPSSQESYTFHYELFCLSSGQSQPGYSEIHHHAQIGFKSLRALSLKSLNVTGEVLEFFLINCPFLERLVVEASSVLINLRVCGPSIALKYLEVCCCLMLQSIIVSDTNLVSLKTTEAHHLVLQNVPMLVNVWVSGNSRNLVRDVTSWLSCCLSKLEVLTLRANKFQVSQEKGIVHELPQLTNLKEFVLIASASKDHSLIGFTSLIRASPNLEKFVLKLESWWDDMVRRDRKLKKAASFPLQHLKV